A genomic stretch from Arthrobacter sp. KBS0702 includes:
- a CDS encoding shikimate 5-dehydrogenase produces MTMCISLSARPSNNGTRFHNHLYEQLGLNWIYKAFAPTDLAQAIAGVRGLGIRGCAVSMPYKEDVIALVDVMDPSAKAIDSVNTIVNDGGTLTAYNTDYTAIEQLLRRNAVPTDYSVWLLGAGGMAKATAAALRDAGFRNVTVIARNEEAGRALAGLYGFAWRADVDPSGTADMLINVTPIGMAGGPESEALPFPQEAIDAAKVVFDVVALPAETPLVKAARAAGKQVITGSEVATIQALEQFVLYTGIRPGDEQVRAAEEFMRAQ; encoded by the coding sequence CAACCACCTGTACGAACAGCTGGGCCTGAACTGGATCTACAAGGCCTTCGCCCCCACCGACCTGGCCCAGGCCATCGCCGGGGTACGCGGCCTGGGTATCCGTGGCTGTGCGGTGTCGATGCCGTACAAGGAGGACGTGATCGCCCTTGTGGACGTCATGGACCCGTCCGCGAAAGCCATCGATTCGGTCAACACGATCGTCAACGACGGCGGCACGCTCACGGCCTACAACACCGACTACACGGCGATCGAGCAGCTGCTGCGGCGCAACGCCGTCCCCACGGACTACTCCGTGTGGCTGCTGGGGGCCGGCGGCATGGCGAAGGCCACCGCGGCGGCACTGCGCGACGCCGGCTTTCGGAACGTCACCGTGATCGCACGCAACGAGGAGGCCGGAAGGGCGCTCGCCGGGCTCTACGGGTTCGCCTGGCGGGCCGACGTCGATCCCTCCGGCACTGCCGACATGCTGATCAACGTGACCCCGATCGGCATGGCGGGCGGCCCGGAGTCCGAGGCGCTGCCTTTCCCGCAGGAGGCGATCGACGCCGCGAAGGTGGTCTTCGACGTCGTCGCGCTGCCCGCCGAGACGCCGCTGGTCAAGGCCGCCCGGGCCGCGGGCAAGCAGGTGATCACCGGCTCCGAGGTCGCCACGATCCAGGCCCTGGAGCAGTTCGTGCTCTACACCGGCATCCGGCCCGGCGACGAACAGGTCCGGGCCGCCGAGGAGTTCATGCGGGCCCAGTAG